The window ATTCACAACTCAAATTTAACTTAAGTGTTTAAAGGGATCCAGCTTCCTATATGAAGATATATGTCGACTTGGATGATTCCCTTTAAACCAACGTGAGACACCCTGGCATTTTGCTTATGAGCTCGGCCAACAAAtcaaataatccaaaaaaaaactttgttatcgcgtaaacacaaaaagtataaaaagagacttttattctctttttatactttacatcactatagtggggtgggtattatgcgtttgtgctgatgtttgtaaaaccCAAATATATTGCTTCTTGACtcaccataaagtataccaatcgatcactttttgagtcgatttagctatgtccgtccgtctgtgtgtccatgtaaaccttgtgcgcacgctacaggataatttcaagataatttgatgaaatttggcacatatccTTTTCTTGGTTCAAAGACGAAcgctgttgaaaatggttgaaatcggtcctagcccccatacaaccgtacccccgaatcgaGCCTTTAGggtcataattacgttaaatgttctcttatgacaacaaaaatctgcaaaacttagttttatagaacgataagtgacactactaatttttatagtgatcgggcctcatttgaccctagcccccatacaaactctctTACAGAAAATGtattgaaggtcaaaattcacttataatttctaataaaactaaatctatataaataactttgaggtagacgtaaattcctctaccaaaatttataaggatagacccatatttacccttactcccctaggagccctcttgtagaaaatctcctttttttgtcaaaatattccacaatacggttaaagaacaaattaaatgctctattttcttaaattatctactttttttaatatactgactggtgtagggtatcatatagttggcaatgtccgactatatattcatacttgttttactttttcattagactttacgtacgtaaagtgtgatcgtgtgaagtgcccttaaaACTGCGAAAATGAAAAATTCCACTGTTTACCTGGGATTTAAACGTTTAAATGAGAATCCTTATTATATTTTTCGAACTAAAAaagcaaattattattttttttgtttaaaatatattgtaaattattgaaatttatattttctttcttttacagTGCCTAATGGATgttcatatgaaacttattgaAGGAATGTAacctttaattaattaattttttatcatatatctttttttaattttgtatatcgATAATTATATATTGACACACtacttttacaattaaaaaaataatgttccatttttattaataattataaccCAAGGATGGAAATCGCAACtgattaaaactttaatattactATCTATCGACTGCTGGGATATCAACTTTGGTTTCCAATTCTTAataagaatttacaaaaaaaagacagtttattttttctaaagccacttttatatacttttttattattaataattatatactattattcatacacatacatacacagttattattacataaaatacataaaattttttaaaaaatatttttgtaaaattttcctaataaaaaaatatatttgatatatttttttatagaaaaaaagaaataaatgtttaaaactaataatgaatttttatttacaaaatatatacaatttaaataccCTATATAGAGAGTCCAGAtcacaattttaaatgtaaatacgATTTCATAAATGTTCTATATgcttttaaacatataaacaaaatgaaaagtttttttttcaactttagtAAATCACAAAGTTTTtcataatgttttatatttaaatttttcgtatttaaacataaacattacGTTCATCGGTGTGGCCAACCATTAAACCCATTAAGGTCTTCATGTATAAAATGGAACGTATAGATGcttctaatattttattattagcaTGTAAACGTTGACGATATTGTTGATCGACCAGAACTTCTTCGAGTTTTCTAGCTCTTCGACTAAGACGACAGGCTTCGGTATTACGTTCACGTTTAAATTGTTCCTCAGCGGAACGTTCTCGCTGTGGATGATGTCTTGCCATATTGCCATGATAACGACAAACTTTGCTAATGACTTGTTGAGAAACTTGAAATACACCCTCGttggtattgaaatgtaatggATTGCTCTCAATATCACTCTCCTCATCATGATCATCCATGTACTTACGTTTAAGGTTCTGACGTAAACCAGTTTCAACAAAGCGCCTAGCTTGATCCAAATAATTGCGTGGTATTTTCTTAATGCCCAACTCATGACGTGAAGCTTTAAAATGACAACTGTCGGTGAAATTAGAATCGTTATATTTAGGATTTTGACATTTACGTTGTCTTAGTTTGGGTTCTCGGAATAGACGACGTTTAACTCTCTGCACAGCTGCCTGATAAGGTGTAATTCTTGAAGGTCTcattaaataattcaatttacTCCAAATGACCACTTTGTTATACTCAACAGGCATTGAAATCATGGGCATATCATTACCATTCATTATATGTATCTGTCGTATGCACTCGCTTAAGAATGATCTCTTCGTTGGACTTTTATAATTGGCCTCAGTACGGCTAAAAGCATTGACATAACCATGAGGATCTTTAATGTTAACAGAATCTTTAcgtaaaatatacatttcttccatttttttctttagaaagcaaAAGAATAAATCTTACTACGTGTCTATACGTTACGAAAACTAACCGTAAAATGCTACTCAATTGCAATTTCTACGTTCCTTTTATACGTTAAGAAAGTGTAAAGTGTCAAAGTGCATGTGTCAAAGCAGGtagtttttctaattttaaacaaagtttaatgTTCTTATTATCCTTTTATAACTGTCCTTTAGTGGGAAAGTCCTGTTATTTCttagaattaatttaaattacctGAGATGTGCACATTTAGTTTTGAACAAATCAcaggatatttttttataatgcaCTATGTAGTAAGAGCGATTTGTTTAAAGTaagatttattattaaacatagtAGCAGATTTTTAcaattgtacatattttatgaCATTCGAAATTCTATGGAAATTGGAATTTATGCTAAAATATAAAGTTGTAAGTAAGTATACAAGTATGATTTCTAGTTTTAGGATTAACACAAATTCGTTATATCATCTGATtagaaatgttatatttaaagatATCTTAACGTTATAGGTAAgagattttttcataaattaaattccTTGACTAAGTATAAATACTCATTGTTGCCctaacaatattttcttatacaTTTTAGAATTGAATTCTAAATGATACTAACAATTTGCTAAGATCGGATCTCATTTAAGCACAGAattatctctctctctctcttaagtGTACAAATAATGACAAGGTTGCATGGAGGGATATGGcacctttttaaaataaataaaaaagtgtcaTGATGTCCATGGAAATTATGACACacaaaaaagtgttataatgtCCATGTAAGTTATGACAATGATAAAaatgaagatttttaaaaaaagcatatgatttgtttttgacaaaaaaacaaatagattttttacaagagggaaGTAGGAGAAAGTATCCTTATAAAAGTTggaaaatatggacctatccttatatatgttggtagaggaattcacgcctaattcaaagttatttatgtagaatttaaaagtatcattttctgaagggagtttgtcaaatatggaccgatcattacaaaaatcggtaatgtcattaaaagttctataaaactaacttttgccgacttttgttgacataacagaatatttaacttaaatatgagcctaaaggccctaTACGGAGGGtactaggcgaaataatggaccgatttttcgataggtttacatggactgccagccagccagacggacggacggacatggcttaaacgactcagaaaacgattctaagccgattgatatattttaaactgggtataggacgaatatttttgaatgttacaGACATCggaacaaacccaatataccctctccactaaaatgatgtaggatataaaaatttgtttagtacATAGGAAAACGACACTCTTTTCCAGAAAAGAATCGTGTCTAATGTATATGTACGTTGGGTTTTGTATTCATTTAATAAAGTGCCTTCTGCCTGGCCCAGGGGTTTTAAATTCTGAATACTGGCTTCACTCAATAAGTCTTTTTTGACTACAAGGACACTTTCGgaattgtcataacgtccatggatTCTATGAATAAATTTAGTGTGTAACATTATACACGTCACCGTTTCAAACTATActttgcatttttataaaacgttcatatcaaaatttattCTATATAACGGTACTAGAACCAGATCTTTGTACTTGTTGTAATCGTTGATAACTTAAGTACACAAAtcgaaaataacataaatttcatATACGATGTTGGCCTAAAACTCTTCTAAACTTCTTCTAAAGAAATATGGTCTAAAGGAGTTGTAAAATCGTGCTTTTATCCATCTGAATTATTGTTATATGCAttcttcaatagaaaatttacaaatttacattCTTCTAACCTAGAAAGCAATaaatacttttctatttttctttttgaatccGAATTTGTCTTCAGATCTTATGCAGCATATGTATATCGctcaatgaaaaataaaaagtcttATCGAGAGATTGGACTTTCAGATAATATATCTGTCGATATTTGTTTGGGATTTAGCGCAGCTTAATACTTTAATAGATTATACATGTGTCTGGTTTTTggcttttataaaatactagctatacccagctatctatctatctatctatctatctatctatctatctatctatctatctatctttctatctatctatctatctatctatctatctatctatctatctatctatctatctatctatctatctatctatctatctatctatatatctatctatctatctatctatctatctatctatctatctatctatctatctatctatctatctatctatctatctatctatgaacaTTTTGAATAATCTgacagtttccaagatatacgaaattgtgtatttaattcatgtatGTGGTGCCCGATATTATCTAAATGTTTACATGATTGTAATGGTTGgttcttcatttaaaatttgaatattctagttctaatagttttttagatataagaatttttttatttaattcatgagGGGGCTTCAAGTACCCTTTTTCCTTCAAAATGTTTAGATTATGTTaaagttcttcaagtaaaatttaaatttctaatagtttctcagatatacgaatttttgtattttattcatgatGAAAGTTCGctctttttccttaaaaatgttcaggTAAATATTAAAGGTTATCGTGCAAAATTCTCAAAATtcagttctattagtttccaagatcaaaatgtttacatggatgttaaagttaatcgttcaaaattttaagattctaactgtaatagttttcaatattgtatttaatttatatgagagGCGCCGCGCCCTCTAATGCTAgaccgcccactttttatcctaaataatctaattgacactaaagtggctccgacaaaattttgaGGGCTATAACTGTtaaattatctcaaatatacggattttatattttcttaaaatggcCATGGCTCCTCGCCTACTTGAaacatcaaaataaaaagtagtctTTTACCTATTCCAGAAATACAGAAATAcgctattaaaaatataagaaaatcagtagagccgtttagtagtctataacgttctaacatacaaacaaacgaatattcattttgatatacatatagaAGAAGATTGAGTGCGTGTAAAGTTGAATACATAAGTAAGTAATACATGTAAGCAAATAAGATTGACGTTTCAAACTGCAAATAAATTGCGAAGCCactatcaaaaacaaaataaatttcttaattttaggCGTAACGATTACTGACCAATCAAAAGAGTTTCGATGAGTTTAAACGTCTTCAATTTGAATGATCAAGttctaaaagttaatttttagatAAGATTAATGGAGATTGCAACTGCTCTTTCTTTCCATTGTTGTATTGAAGCTTTAAATTAACCTAATCACTTCATACTTAATTCTTTGTAATTCGATATTCAAACACATGTACATAATTACATATCTGTAAGATTTTCACTTAACATCTTACATATGGCTTAAAAgccaacatacatatgtaaatgtgaCTTGggtttttccaaatttttggtTATTCCCAGGTATAAACACACTAcaataaaactattataaatttACCAGGTAATTAAGCGTCttaatattgtaattttatgATGGCGTTAGAAGATTTTTacaataactatttttaaagaCTATTGACAGATAtcctttttgtatataattgacaaattttctagcatttcttttattttcactttaacaGCCAAGCTGTAAAGAtctaataaattgaaataaaattagaaataagTTTGCAAATGGGCAATTATATAGACAAAGGTTCACATACATTCGATGATAATCATGATGAAAATGTACGCGTAGATTCCACAGAAGTCGCCGAATTTGCAGATCGTCTTTCTTTGTCCAACAGTACAACGAGCATAGAAGTAGCACAGGAGGCGGGAGAAAGTTTAAATTTCCACATATTCTCCTATAAACAATATATGCCATGTAAAAAACGTCAAATCTACAAATGGGCCTCAGCTAAATTGGCCCTTACCGAGGAATTGATTAGAACAAATCAATTGCGTACCATACAACTGCAACAGTGCTCATACTTAGAACCAGATACCGATTATCTGACCGACGACGAAATGGATGAGGTCTCAATAGATAAGCAGTTGTGTTCATTGGAAAAATATCGCACTGAATTGGTTGAACTTATTGGTCGTTTGTCGATAAGTAATCGAACAAAATcacaaaaacgtaaaaaagGTAAACGTTTGAAGCGACGTAAATTGCTATCGAAATGTAATAGCAACAGTAATAGTATGAATACCGATGATTCGGAAATGTCGGATTCTTCAAAAATAGGACTAAATCGTGATAAAATTATTAAGAGAACGCCTTTAAAAGTTAAGAACTATTGAtaggaaataaattaaatttattgcaaaaaaatctaCTAATGTAAGTCTATATTAAatatggaaataaataaaaagtaaacatttttgaaacttTGGATATTGTTATTTCTGAAATTATTTAGGATCTGAATTTAAGCTGAGAaagaaaaatttgcttaaaGTACAAAAACGTCAAATTATTATCATGATAAAAAATAACAGCTACAGATGGCATGTattaaagccggctttacacgatcacacaattAACaggatctgtcaaaattttgtgtagaagagtacggatgggatcgtctaaacgcaatatgtaatgtaaccatcacacattgagagagaatacagatggaaaattttacagtcgtatggctattttaattttttgaaaagattcAAAAAAACTCGCAGGTcacattagatcagggatgcatttttatgtaaacacatacaaaaaaagtgaaacagctgtttccatcttactttgttattgttttataccaaacGTGTAAAcactaaaaatttcatttactttttcattagactttacgtacgtaaagtgtgattgTATGAAGTGCTCTTTAGTGTTATAGAATCGTTatgaaatgttttcttaataacTGTTTActcttttgcatttcttgctcaagtttaagtcacctccattgggcgcttaaactagcaaacaaaattagctgattgagtattcaaaaacaactttcgaggattaattttaaatttaatgcctAATCCTTCACCTTAAGATTGGCCCCAGAAACTAATAATTTGATAATAATTTCGAATGATGATCGGGGAACTGGCAATCAATTTGAGATGtacttttcaatatttaacactttaattttaaaacaaatttcaatctGCAATTAAAACATGTGTGATTTATTTTCTTCCTCTTAAATACCCTTTAAATgacaaaatcctttttttttgaCAGTTACGAAAATGTAAacgtttgtttgttatttactcTCTTTCACCATACATTCAATATCAGCCACTGGGTCAATTCAATTTGTATCGGTCACTGACACTTCTTTCTATAGATGGATACACTTCCAAACAGGTGTATAATGGAAGGCGCACAAAAACGAGTAATTAATTGAATCATGGATGATAACGTTTGATGGAAATTCATTAAACTTTACCAATTGATGGGGTCTTTAATTATAGATATCCCTGTAGTGTAACTGTAACAAAGCAAAAGGATGTcgtttttttcttgaatttttcaATCAGGTGAAAAAATGCAAACCAATAAAGGacagtaataaaaaaacagtcaCCGACACTATTGACTCATTTACAATCTGTGGGAACATTGAACTGTTTAGTAAACAATGACgatgtaaaataaatgtattacaGGAAAAAAATCACTGGaagtaagaaaacaaaactttacCGATGAAATCGATTAATAGGTGAGAGGTTGTATGTAAAGTGAATAAGTGAAAAGGTGTCTGTATCTCGCATTGTAATCGATTTGAACAAAACTAAGAACTATACAAATACTtactaatctatatatatatatataaaagagtagcgttactgacttactgattcatcatcgcacagaccaaacggctgaacctagaatcatgaaattttgacagttatgtagatccactaaggagggatttttaaaaatttgtacatttacgggtaaaaaggaaaaaaaaaaacggataaaacaagttttcttaaatatcttacataatattagtgatacaagaaaaattttaaatgcacctgtatctactcttaaaatgagcagatgggtttctggtacttttttgaaatttgtacttttaaggggtaaaaatgtgtaacaaaggtgattttggtacctttttcagccttttataacttttaaactaattaacataatcaaatttttctaaatattttagataaaattatgagacacctgtttcgtacttttttaaaattcagtcctttttgggtgtaaaagggacaaaactgtatttatggtactttttttagcacattaagaaaactttttcggtttattgaattattcatattaaattgcggactaactctgtaatatttattgtaataaattttttgctatttcactgggtaaaaaaagtgccaaaaaggggaaaaacgggaaatttaattttattcaaactcattgagccaacttttataaaatttcaaaaagtagtttatttactcacacaaaataagcttttggtatattattttggaattcgagtactaaggcctatataggaccaaattcgagtaaattgtttggtaccttttttaaagcacaatttttctggaataaatgaatgcagatttgaatcgtttgagttttatctgtgatatatatgtagatttaaatacggaacattttgtaaacttaattctcgaaaaactTCTAAGCGAAAAGAGGAAACATTGtattctttttattagtactttccacttaggtaaactttatgtcacttttggtactttttcttccttcaaatgatactctatgtatgttctttaatatgaactgaaaacacatgattattaaacatacacggtcctcattgaataagatcctttaagagataactttttagtactttttatctcataaattgtagtttttttaattttctaaaatattcaacctaggaacattattttaacatacatggtcttgactgaataatattctggaagtggaaactatttggtacttttctattattaaaatggattctttaaaatggttaaccggaacacacagTCCTTATTAAAtcagaatttattgaaagagatctttgtactttttcgtttttccgatggtactttttgatatttttacgatattaaacatagttagggtagcgaagcacccagggtatgctagtgtttaataaagtttattaagcggtaaatatctttatgaatacgggggtAAATCTGTTTAATCAACAACTGTactataattgtttaaaaacgaaAACTGTAATGAATGAAAAGTTCGCTAATAAGATTAGTTTTGTAGATATTTCGGGGAGTGTTAACACATTCTACATCATCCACATCAAAAGCAATGTTCGAAGTTTTTCCAATGGTTCATAACTTCACTAAGTGAATATGCAGGTAAATCATTCACAATAGCCATATTTGAACGAAAGTATTTACGATCCACCCGAAACAATAGCAAATACACAAACCACAACATTAAAGTTGCCagattaaatttgtatataaagaaGCATGACAGATGatctaacaaaaattaaaaaaaatcgatgaATAGTTTTAATATTCGAGGATATAAGACTTTTATAATAGAAATAAGAAAGTGAGCGGACTTCGTTACACAAGAATATACATGCacgaatataaattttaatgaaaaatattattgtttacacgattgatataaaacaataacaaaataagatggaaacagctgtttcatttttttgtttacatttacataaaactacatccctgatctaatgcgacttgcttgttttttgaaacataaaaaaaaaaaatgaagagagtcaaacgaatgtcaaattttccaaCCGTATTTTCTCATAATGtatgatggtttcattacatattgcgtttagacgatcccatccgtacgcttctacacaaaattttgacatatcGTACTACTCGTTTTTCCTGTGAAGCcggtttaaaaatgaaattccatccgtataacaaaaaaaaaaggataataaaagtcgtataatttatattttttgtgtttatccgagtggtataaaacaataacaatgtaagatgaaaacagctgtttcactttttttgtaagtgtacataaaaatacatcactGATCTAATGCAACTTGTCAAAGCCATATGACTGCCTTCtgtattttctcttttaatgtGAGATAGTTTCATCAAATATTGCCTTTAGACGATCCTATTCGtacttttctaaacaattttttgtcagattatattacttgtgtgatcgtgtgaaggccATTGTTGCGAAACttcaaaaatgcaaaaaacacCTAGAGATGTAATCGGTAGACCGAAATACGAATCCTTGAAATAAGCTAAAGACATGTACTTATTCATAGAGAATACATTGTGGTCAGTCTGGTATAAATAGAGTAAACTCTAGACATACCTTAACACGGaggaaaaattaagaaatactGACATACTCACTCTAGGAGCGCATCCTTCTTACGTCTATTCCATATGAAATCCTACGTCTATTCCATATGAAATTTCGAAAAGATGGAACGTGGATAACCGATTCCAAGGAAAGAATACATTTGACACCAACAGTTTTTAGTCTCGGCATACAAGAGGATTCCTTCGGGATTTCAATCACACAAATTATTCAGCGAAATTTTTTTCGGATCGGTGccttattggtcatagcttcctcTTCCAAAAATTCTTAATTGTAAATAGCTGATGATATATAaaaccctcttgtaaaaatcACCAAATCGTAAATAACTCATAAATTTTGATATCGGGAAAAAGTTTGCTTTAAATATATTCTGAGATCCTATTTCTGAAACGATCGAACTAATCAACTAAATCCAACTTCAACAGAAAGTTAATTTTGACTGAAATTAAGtgttaaagaaatatgtaattaacttaaattagttagttttaaagaaggatgtatatacattaagTCCGAAGGAATACTTCCAGTTGTGAGCTTCTTGACCAGTGCCTCAGgtctccggtctaccagactagaacactaatcaCTCATCTACCGGAGACCACTGtttttaattgaagttttaaTAAACTTCTACAATAAGTCGTTATATACAATCGTTATGTTATATCCTTAAGTACAGTTAtagtaaaaaactaatttctactattattacattttttataatgagtgtaataaaaatattttcgctTTGAATAATTAACACCAATTATGATTCTTAATTatcttttcaaacatttttcaaacatttattctttaatataaatatctGTATTTAccatttataaaacataactaaAGAAATAACAATTGTGCAATATTTATGCATGCTGGTGTCCTTTTAGCAATGACGTTCTTTTCTCTTTAAGCCACTGATGCTTTTAGGGTTCCTGTTGATAAGAAGTAGCTTTAATTTGGAgtgtaatttgttaaaatatttgtaggcaGACTTTCAAAGGAATGtgttcataatataattaagagTTTTTGTGTTTGGTTTTAATCAGGTTGGCGGtgcattaagcactcatattgtTAGGTTTTTATAAGTTTATCCGGAGAAAACTCCACcaaacgacctataccttcatataggaagttgaagcattcgaacttaatttcatCATAAGTATTGTAGGTCATCAcaagaaataagttttagagttttaatgttctccaccaggttatattaggagtattttatggtctccaccagttaaaaatatatactcactctgaggtaaaacgaaagcacgttTAGAAACAGTTTTACGAAGTAATGCGGGGGTGAGAAGTAATTCTGAGGAAAGCCCGGCAACAAGCATAAGCCGTCCTTAAGAAAGGAAAACGAtaacgcgagagttgttccccaactcagacctgaattacaactgttAATTAAGAGTGAGAAAACTTTATGACTTTAAGAGTCGGTTTTTGAGTTGGCGGTGAAATGCCAATTAacaatcagattagttaatctaataatctaaaaatatatttattcaaaatgtaATACAAGGTTAAACTTTACAGTATTGACATACAAACAGAAAACCTCTatatttgttatcaaaacaatgcctgttttataaaaagaaaaagacaattgtaaatgtaatacaatgaatttatagtcggacattgccgaccatatgataccctacaccagtcagtatgttaaaattgtggatttttttaaataaagcaattaatttgttttattatggaatatttttacttattgttgacaaaaaaagagattttctacaagagggctcataggggagaaggggtaaaatGGGcctaaattttggtagatgaatttacgtctatttcaaagatatttatgtagattttaatcgctttataagtaattataagttaattttgaccttcaagtcattttctaaaggggagtttgtatgggggctagggtcaaatgaggcccgatcacaataaaaattagtattgtcatttactgttctataaaactattttttgctgatttttgttgacattataaaacatttaacgtaattatgagcctaaaggctcgattcggggggtacggttgca of the Lucilia cuprina isolate Lc7/37 chromosome 2, ASM2204524v1, whole genome shotgun sequence genome contains:
- the LOC111678364 gene encoding uncharacterized protein LOC111678364: MEEMYILRKDSVNIKDPHGYVNAFSRTEANYKSPTKRSFLSECIRQIHIMNGNDMPMISMPVEYNKVVIWSKLNYLMRPSRITPYQAAVQRVKRRLFREPKLRQRKCQNPKYNDSNFTDSCHFKASRHELGIKKIPRNYLDQARRFVETGLRQNLKRKYMDDHDEESDIESNPLHFNTNEGVFQVSQQVISKVCRYHGNMARHHPQRERSAEEQFKRERNTEACRLSRRARKLEEVLVDQQYRQRLHANNKILEASIRSILYMKTLMGLMVGHTDERNVYV
- the LOC111678363 gene encoding uncharacterized protein LOC111678363, whose translation is MGNYIDKGSHTFDDNHDENVRVDSTEVAEFADRLSLSNSTTSIEVAQEAGESLNFHIFSYKQYMPCKKRQIYKWASAKLALTEELIRTNQLRTIQLQQCSYLEPDTDYLTDDEMDEVSIDKQLCSLEKYRTELVELIGRLSISNRTKSQKRKKGKRLKRRKLLSKCNSNSNSMNTDDSEMSDSSKIGLNRDKIIKRTPLKVKNY